The proteins below come from a single Triticum aestivum cultivar Chinese Spring chromosome 5D, IWGSC CS RefSeq v2.1, whole genome shotgun sequence genomic window:
- the LOC123122008 gene encoding probable sarcosine oxidase isoform X2, protein MAAPPAERSFDVIVVGAGIIGSCAAHAVASRGASVLLLERFDLLHQRGSSHGESRTTRPTYTRPQYPPMVRLAHRLWHEAERDAGYTVLTPTPHLDLGPRDAPAFVAAMANGGATELAPAGDASRPAWAEAFRVPEGWAAATSGPAGVIKATKAMAMFQTLAAKMGAVVRDRTEVVDVARQGNTIVVKTSTGEEFHGGKCIITVGAWASKLVKSITGADLPVQPVHTLVCYWRVKPGHEEELTTEAGFPTFATYGEPGFYGTPSMEYPGLIKVCRNGGPPCDPDGRDWATGTGAGGIAEIVARWIDEFMPGVVDTTGGPVLRQPCMCCMTPDEDFVIDFLGGEEFGKDVVVGAGFSGHGFKMGPAVGKILAELALDGESGTAAEAGLELEHYLIGRFEGNPMGKATSH, encoded by the exons ATGGCTGCGCCGCCGGCCGAGCGCTCGTTCGACGTCATCGTGGTGGGCGCGGGCATCATTGGCAGCTGTGCGGCGCACGCGGTGGCGTCCCGGGGCGCGAGCGTGCTCCTGCTCGAGCGCTTCGACCTGCTGCACCAGCGCGGCTCGTCGCACGGCGAGTCCCGCACCACCCGCCCCACCTACACGCGGCCGCAGTACCCTCCCATGGTCCGGCTCGCGCACCGCCTCTGGCACGAAGCCGAGCGCGACGCCGGGTACACCGTGCTCACGCCCACCCCGCACCTCGACCTGGGGCCCCGGGACGCGCCGGCCTTCGTCGCCGCCATGGCCAACGGCGGCGCCACCGAGCTCGCCCCGGCGGGGGACGCTTCGCGGCCGGCGTGGGCGGAGGCGTTCAGGGTGCCCGAGGGGTGGGCCGCGGCGACCAGCGGGCCGGCCGGTGTGATAAAGGCGACCAAGGCCATGGCCATGTTCCAAACGCTCGCCGCCAAGATGGGCGCCGTCGTGAGGGACAGAACCGAGGTGGTCGACGTCGCCAGGCAAG GAAATACGATCGTGGTGAAGACATCCACCGGCGAGGAGTTCCACGGCGGCAAGTGCATCATCACGGTGGGCGCGTGGGCGAGCAAGCTGGTGAAGTCCATCACCGGCGCCGACCTGCCCGTGCAGCCGGTGCACACCCTGGTCTGCTACTGGAGGGTCAAGCCGGGGCACGAGGAGGAGCTGACGACGGAGGCCGGCTTCCCGACGTTCGCGACCTACGGCGAGCCCGGCTTCTACGGCACGCCGTCGATGGAGTACCCGGGCCTGATCAAGGTCTGCAGGAACGGCGGGCCGCCGTGCGACCCGGACGGCAGGGACTGGGCCACCGGCACCGGCGCGGGCGGGATCGCGGAGATCGTGGCGCGGTGGATCGACGAATTTATGCCGGGCGTCGTGGACACCACCGGCGGGCCGGTGCTCCGGCAGCCGTGCATGTGCTGCATGACGCCCGACGAGGACTTCGTGATCGACTTCCTGGGCGGGGAGGAGTTCGGGAAGGACGTGGTGGTCGGCGCCGGGTTCTCCGGCCACGGGTTCAAGATGGGCCCGGCCGTCGGGAAGATCCTCGCCGAGCTGGCGTTGGACGGCGAGTCGGGGACGGCGGCGGAGGCCGGCTTGGAGCTCGAGCACTACCTGATCGGACGGTTCGAGGGCAACCCCATGGGGAAAGCCACGAGTCACTGA
- the LOC123122008 gene encoding probable sarcosine oxidase isoform X1 translates to MAAPPAERSFDVIVVGAGIIGSCAAHAVASRGASVLLLERFDLLHQRGSSHGESRTTRPTYTRPQYPPMVRLAHRLWHEAERDAGYTVLTPTPHLDLGPRDAPAFVAAMANGGATELAPAGDASRPAWAEAFRVPEGWAAATSGPAGVIKATKAMAMFQTLAAKMGAVVRDRTEVVDVARQGEGNTIVVKTSTGEEFHGGKCIITVGAWASKLVKSITGADLPVQPVHTLVCYWRVKPGHEEELTTEAGFPTFATYGEPGFYGTPSMEYPGLIKVCRNGGPPCDPDGRDWATGTGAGGIAEIVARWIDEFMPGVVDTTGGPVLRQPCMCCMTPDEDFVIDFLGGEEFGKDVVVGAGFSGHGFKMGPAVGKILAELALDGESGTAAEAGLELEHYLIGRFEGNPMGKATSH, encoded by the exons ATGGCTGCGCCGCCGGCCGAGCGCTCGTTCGACGTCATCGTGGTGGGCGCGGGCATCATTGGCAGCTGTGCGGCGCACGCGGTGGCGTCCCGGGGCGCGAGCGTGCTCCTGCTCGAGCGCTTCGACCTGCTGCACCAGCGCGGCTCGTCGCACGGCGAGTCCCGCACCACCCGCCCCACCTACACGCGGCCGCAGTACCCTCCCATGGTCCGGCTCGCGCACCGCCTCTGGCACGAAGCCGAGCGCGACGCCGGGTACACCGTGCTCACGCCCACCCCGCACCTCGACCTGGGGCCCCGGGACGCGCCGGCCTTCGTCGCCGCCATGGCCAACGGCGGCGCCACCGAGCTCGCCCCGGCGGGGGACGCTTCGCGGCCGGCGTGGGCGGAGGCGTTCAGGGTGCCCGAGGGGTGGGCCGCGGCGACCAGCGGGCCGGCCGGTGTGATAAAGGCGACCAAGGCCATGGCCATGTTCCAAACGCTCGCCGCCAAGATGGGCGCCGTCGTGAGGGACAGAACCGAGGTGGTCGACGTCGCCAGGCAAG GAGAAGGAAATACGATCGTGGTGAAGACATCCACCGGCGAGGAGTTCCACGGCGGCAAGTGCATCATCACGGTGGGCGCGTGGGCGAGCAAGCTGGTGAAGTCCATCACCGGCGCCGACCTGCCCGTGCAGCCGGTGCACACCCTGGTCTGCTACTGGAGGGTCAAGCCGGGGCACGAGGAGGAGCTGACGACGGAGGCCGGCTTCCCGACGTTCGCGACCTACGGCGAGCCCGGCTTCTACGGCACGCCGTCGATGGAGTACCCGGGCCTGATCAAGGTCTGCAGGAACGGCGGGCCGCCGTGCGACCCGGACGGCAGGGACTGGGCCACCGGCACCGGCGCGGGCGGGATCGCGGAGATCGTGGCGCGGTGGATCGACGAATTTATGCCGGGCGTCGTGGACACCACCGGCGGGCCGGTGCTCCGGCAGCCGTGCATGTGCTGCATGACGCCCGACGAGGACTTCGTGATCGACTTCCTGGGCGGGGAGGAGTTCGGGAAGGACGTGGTGGTCGGCGCCGGGTTCTCCGGCCACGGGTTCAAGATGGGCCCGGCCGTCGGGAAGATCCTCGCCGAGCTGGCGTTGGACGGCGAGTCGGGGACGGCGGCGGAGGCCGGCTTGGAGCTCGAGCACTACCTGATCGGACGGTTCGAGGGCAACCCCATGGGGAAAGCCACGAGTCACTGA